A region from the Citrobacter telavivensis genome encodes:
- a CDS encoding Killer protein — MIMNFRHKGLRDLFLHGKTSGVMTNHVRRLRHRLAVIDAAGCVNDINMPGYRLHPLSGDRDGVWAISVSGNWRMTFEFVNGDAYILDYEDYH; from the coding sequence AAGGGATTACGCGACCTGTTTCTTCACGGCAAAACGTCAGGTGTGATGACAAATCACGTCAGACGTTTACGACACCGCCTTGCTGTGATTGATGCCGCAGGCTGCGTGAACGATATCAACATGCCCGGTTACCGACTGCATCCCCTGAGCGGCGATCGCGATGGCGTCTGGGCGATTTCGGTTTCAGGCAACTGGCGTATGACGTTTGAATTCGTCAATGGCGATGCGTACATTCTGGATTACGAGGATTATCACTGA
- the fdnI gene encoding formate dehydrogenase-N subunit gamma, translating to MSKSKMIVRTKFIDRACHWTVVICFFLVALSGISFFFPTLQWLTQTFGTPQMGRILHPFFGVAIFVALMFMFVRFVHHNIPDKKDLPWLKNIVEVLKGNEHKVADVGKYNAGQKMMFWSIMSMIFVLLVTGVIIWRPYFAQYFPMQVVRYSLLIHAAAGIVLIHAILIHMYMAFWVKGSIKGMIEGKVSRRWAKKHHPRWYRDIEKAEAKKESEEGLS from the coding sequence ATGAGTAAGTCGAAAATGATTGTGCGCACGAAGTTCATCGACCGCGCCTGTCACTGGACGGTGGTGATTTGCTTCTTCCTCGTGGCGCTGTCGGGGATTTCGTTTTTCTTCCCGACGCTGCAATGGCTGACGCAAACCTTCGGTACGCCGCAGATGGGACGTATTTTGCATCCGTTCTTTGGCGTGGCGATTTTTGTCGCGCTGATGTTCATGTTTGTTCGTTTCGTCCATCACAACATCCCGGATAAGAAAGACCTTCCGTGGCTGAAGAACATTGTTGAAGTGCTGAAAGGCAACGAACATAAAGTGGCGGATGTCGGCAAATATAACGCCGGACAAAAGATGATGTTCTGGTCAATTATGAGCATGATTTTTGTGCTGCTGGTGACCGGCGTGATCATCTGGCGTCCGTACTTCGCGCAATACTTCCCGATGCAGGTGGTGCGTTACAGCCTGCTGATCCACGCGGCGGCGGGGATCGTTCTGATTCACGCCATCCTCATCCATATGTATATGGCATTCTGGGTGAAGGGATCGATTAAAGGGATGATTGAAGGGAAGGTGAGTCGCCGCTGGGCGAAGAAACACCACCCGCGCTGGTATCGTGACATCGAAAAGGCAGAAGCAAAAAAAGAGAGTGAAGAAGGGTTAAGCTAA
- a CDS encoding inorganic diphosphatase produces the protein MHLVKKLVAVSVLLCASVQAQNILDFPQPENNPEEFYAVTEIPAGGIIKYETDAKTGFIFADRFQSMPVAYPANYGSLTQSLAGDGDPLDVIFYTRAPMAPGTLIKLRAIGVLKMIDGGEKDDKIVAVPASKIDPTYDDIKELADLPKIEVQRLESFFRVYKALPEGRKKVELNGFNDAATAKQEIKQAWDAWKAKNPQQ, from the coding sequence ATGCATCTGGTCAAAAAATTAGTCGCGGTAAGCGTACTTCTTTGTGCGTCAGTTCAGGCGCAGAACATCCTCGATTTTCCACAACCGGAGAACAATCCGGAAGAGTTTTACGCCGTGACGGAAATTCCGGCCGGTGGGATCATTAAATACGAAACCGACGCTAAAACCGGATTCATCTTCGCGGACCGCTTCCAGTCGATGCCGGTCGCTTATCCGGCAAACTACGGCTCACTGACCCAGTCACTGGCGGGCGATGGGGATCCGCTGGACGTGATTTTCTACACCCGCGCTCCGATGGCACCGGGAACGCTGATCAAGCTGCGCGCGATTGGTGTACTGAAGATGATTGATGGCGGCGAGAAGGATGACAAAATTGTGGCGGTTCCCGCCAGCAAAATTGATCCTACGTATGACGACATCAAGGAACTGGCCGACCTGCCAAAAATTGAGGTTCAGCGTCTGGAATCGTTCTTCCGTGTCTATAAAGCGTTACCGGAAGGGCGTAAGAAAGTGGAGCTGAACGGCTTTAACGACGCGGCGACCGCGAAGCAGGAAATCAAACAGGCATGGGACGCCTGGAAAGCGAAAAATCCTCAGCAATAA
- the fdnG gene encoding formate dehydrogenase-N subunit alpha, with amino-acid sequence MNVSRRKFFKICAGGMAGTTVAALGFTPKMALAQSRNYKLLRAKEIRNTCTYCSVGCGLLMYSLGDGAKNAKEALYHIEGDPDHPVSRGALCPKGAGLLDYVHSENRLRYPEYRAPGSDKWQRISWDEALTRIAKLMKADRDANFIEKNEQGVTVNRWLSTGMLCASAASNETGMLTQKFVRSLGMLAVDNQARVUHGPTVASLAPTFGRGAMTNHWVDIKNANVVMVMGGNAAEAHPVGFRWAMEAKNNNDATLIVVDPRFTRTASVADIYAPIRSGTDITFLSGVLRYLIENNKINAEYVRHYTNASLLVRDDFTFDDGLFSGYDAKKRQYDKSSWNYQFDENGYARRDETLSHPRCVWNLLKQHVSRYTPEVVENICGTPKADFLKVCDVLASTSAADRTTTFLYALGWTQHTVGAQNIRTMAMIQLLLGNMGMAGGGVNALRGHSNIQGLTDLGLLSTSLPGYLTLPSEKQSDWQTWLNANTPKATLPDQVNYWSNYPKFAVSLMKSFYGDDARKENDWGFDWLPKWDQAYDVIKYFNMMDSGKVTGYICQGFNPVASFPDKNKVVRSLSKLKYLVVIDPLVTETSTFWQNHGESNDVDPASIQTEVFRLPSTCFAEEDGSIANSGRWLQWHWKGQDAPGEARNDGEILAGLFHRLREMYRTEGGKGVEPLLKMRWDYKQPDHPESEEVAKENNGYALADLYDANGVLIAKKGQLLTSFAQLRDDGSTSSSCWIYTGSWTEKGNQMANRDNADPSGLGNTLGWAWAWPLNRRVLYNRASADINGKPWDAKRMLIQWDGAKWTGNDIPDFNTAPPGSATGPFIMQPEGLGRLFALDKLAEGPFPEHYEPMETPLGTNPLHPNVVSSPVVRIYEDDVLRLGKKDAFPYVGTTYRLTEHFHTWTKHALLNAIAQPEQFVEISETLAAAKGIGNGDYVTVSSKRGFIRAVAVVTRRLRTLHVNGQQVETVGIPLHWGFEGVARKGYIANTLTPNVGDSNSQTPEYKAFLVNIEKA; translated from the coding sequence ATGAACGTCAGCCGCAGAAAGTTTTTTAAAATCTGCGCGGGCGGTATGGCTGGAACAACGGTTGCTGCGTTGGGATTTACGCCCAAAATGGCACTGGCTCAATCGCGAAATTATAAGCTGTTGCGCGCGAAAGAGATCCGAAACACCTGCACATACTGTTCCGTAGGTTGCGGGCTATTAATGTATAGCCTGGGAGATGGAGCAAAAAACGCCAAAGAAGCGCTTTATCATATCGAAGGGGATCCGGATCATCCGGTGAGCCGTGGCGCATTGTGTCCGAAGGGTGCCGGTCTGCTGGATTACGTCCATAGCGAAAACCGCCTGCGTTACCCGGAATATCGCGCGCCAGGCTCCGATAAATGGCAGCGCATTAGCTGGGATGAGGCACTCACCCGCATTGCTAAACTGATGAAGGCTGACCGTGACGCCAACTTTATTGAGAAAAACGAACAGGGCGTAACGGTAAACCGCTGGCTTTCCACGGGGATGCTCTGTGCCTCCGCTGCCAGTAATGAAACTGGCATGCTGACGCAAAAATTTGTGCGCTCACTCGGCATGCTGGCAGTAGACAACCAGGCGCGCGTCTGACACGGACCAACGGTAGCAAGTCTTGCTCCAACATTTGGTCGCGGTGCGATGACCAACCACTGGGTTGATATCAAAAACGCGAACGTCGTGATGGTGATGGGCGGTAACGCCGCGGAAGCCCATCCAGTGGGATTCCGCTGGGCGATGGAAGCGAAGAACAACAATGACGCCACGCTGATTGTTGTCGATCCCCGTTTCACCCGTACCGCCTCGGTTGCCGATATTTATGCGCCGATTCGCTCTGGCACGGACATTACGTTCCTGTCCGGCGTGCTGCGGTATCTGATTGAAAATAACAAAATTAACGCCGAATACGTCAGGCATTACACCAACGCCAGCCTGCTGGTGCGGGATGATTTCACCTTTGACGACGGTTTATTCAGCGGTTATGACGCGAAAAAACGGCAGTACGACAAGTCGTCCTGGAACTACCAGTTCGATGAAAACGGCTATGCCAGACGCGATGAAACCCTGTCGCATCCGCGCTGCGTATGGAATCTGCTGAAACAGCACGTTTCCCGCTATACGCCGGAGGTGGTAGAGAACATCTGTGGGACGCCGAAAGCTGACTTCCTGAAAGTGTGTGACGTGCTGGCCTCCACCAGTGCGGCGGATCGTACCACGACATTCCTGTATGCGCTGGGCTGGACGCAACACACGGTCGGGGCGCAGAACATTCGCACGATGGCGATGATCCAACTGCTGCTCGGCAACATGGGGATGGCAGGCGGCGGCGTTAACGCCCTGCGCGGTCACTCCAACATTCAGGGCTTAACCGACTTAGGTCTGCTCTCTACCAGCCTGCCGGGTTATCTGACGCTGCCGTCAGAAAAACAGAGCGACTGGCAGACCTGGCTGAACGCCAACACGCCAAAGGCCACGCTGCCCGACCAGGTGAACTACTGGAGCAACTATCCGAAGTTTGCCGTCAGCCTGATGAAATCGTTCTACGGCGATGATGCACGCAAAGAGAATGACTGGGGCTTTGACTGGTTGCCGAAATGGGATCAGGCGTACGACGTCATCAAATACTTCAACATGATGGATAGCGGGAAAGTCACCGGCTATATCTGTCAGGGCTTTAACCCGGTGGCGTCCTTCCCGGACAAAAACAAAGTGGTTCGCAGCCTGAGCAAGCTGAAGTACTTGGTGGTTATCGATCCGCTGGTGACTGAAACCTCAACCTTCTGGCAGAACCACGGCGAGTCGAACGATGTTGACCCGGCGTCGATTCAAACCGAAGTATTCCGTCTGCCGTCCACCTGTTTTGCCGAAGAAGATGGTTCTATCGCCAACTCCGGACGCTGGCTGCAGTGGCACTGGAAAGGTCAGGATGCTCCGGGTGAAGCACGTAACGACGGCGAAATTCTGGCCGGGTTGTTCCATCGTCTGCGCGAGATGTATCGCACAGAGGGGGGTAAAGGCGTGGAACCGCTGCTGAAAATGCGCTGGGACTACAAACAGCCGGATCATCCAGAGTCAGAAGAGGTGGCGAAAGAGAACAACGGCTATGCGCTGGCCGATCTCTATGACGCCAACGGTGTTCTAATCGCGAAGAAAGGGCAACTGCTCACCAGCTTCGCACAACTGCGTGATGACGGGTCGACCTCGTCTTCCTGCTGGATCTACACCGGTAGCTGGACGGAGAAGGGCAACCAGATGGCCAACCGCGATAACGCCGACCCGTCAGGGTTGGGCAATACGCTGGGTTGGGCATGGGCATGGCCGCTGAACCGTCGCGTGCTGTATAACCGCGCCTCAGCGGATATCAACGGTAAGCCGTGGGATGCGAAACGCATGCTGATCCAGTGGGACGGGGCGAAATGGACGGGTAATGATATCCCGGACTTCAACACCGCGCCTCCGGGCAGCGCAACCGGGCCGTTTATCATGCAGCCGGAAGGGCTGGGGCGTCTGTTTGCCCTTGATAAGCTGGCGGAGGGGCCGTTCCCGGAACACTACGAGCCGATGGAAACGCCGCTGGGAACCAACCCGCTGCATCCGAACGTCGTTTCCAGCCCGGTCGTGCGCATCTATGAAGATGACGTGTTGCGCCTTGGGAAGAAAGACGCGTTCCCGTATGTCGGAACGACCTATCGTCTGACCGAGCACTTCCACACCTGGACCAAGCACGCGCTGCTGAACGCCATCGCGCAGCCGGAACAGTTTGTGGAGATCAGCGAAACGCTGGCCGCCGCCAAAGGCATTGGCAATGGCGACTACGTGACGGTAAGCAGCAAGCGCGGATTCATTCGCGCGGTTGCGGTGGTTACGCGTCGTCTGCGAACGCTGCACGTCAACGGTCAGCAGGTTGAAACCGTCGGGATCCCGCTGCACTGGGGCTTTGAAGGGGTTGCGCGTAAAGGCTATATCGCCAACACCCTGACGCCAAACGTCGGTGACTCAAACTCGCAAACGCCGGAGTACAAAGCGTTTTTAGTTAACATCGAGAAGGCGTAA
- a CDS encoding HigA family addiction module antidote protein → MKMANHPRPGDIIQEALDELNVSLREFARAMEIAPSTASRLLTGKAALTPEMAIKLSVVIGSSPEMWLNLQNTWSLAQAQKSVDVSRLRRLAAQ, encoded by the coding sequence ATGAAAATGGCGAATCATCCCCGCCCCGGGGATATCATTCAGGAAGCGCTGGACGAACTGAACGTCAGTTTGCGTGAATTTGCCCGAGCAATGGAGATTGCGCCCTCAACGGCAAGTCGGTTACTTACGGGCAAAGCGGCCCTGACCCCGGAAATGGCGATCAAACTCTCGGTAGTGATCGGCAGTTCTCCGGAAATGTGGTTGAATCTGCAAAATACCTGGAGTCTGGCGCAAGCGCAAAAAAGCGTGGACGTTTCCCGCCTGCGCCGGCTGGCCGCGCAGTAA
- the fdxH gene encoding formate dehydrogenase subunit beta encodes MSLETQDIIKKSATNAITPPPQARDYKAEVAKLIDVTSCVGCKACQVACSEWNDIRDDVGHCVGVYDNPADLSAKSWTVMRFSETEQNGKLEWLIRKDGCMHCEDPGCLKACPSAGAIIQYANGIVDFQSEHCIGCGYCIAGCPFNIPRLNKEDNRVYKCTLCVDRVSVGQEPACVKTCPTGAIHFGTKQQMLEMGEQRVEKLKARGYEHAGVYNPQGVGGTHVMYVLHHANQPELYHGLPNEPKVDTSINLWKGALKPLAAAGFIATFAGLIYHYIGIGPNKEVDDDEEDHHE; translated from the coding sequence ATGTCTTTGGAAACGCAGGACATCATCAAAAAGTCCGCAACGAACGCGATCACGCCGCCGCCGCAGGCGCGTGATTACAAAGCCGAGGTCGCCAAACTCATTGACGTCACCTCCTGCGTGGGCTGCAAAGCCTGCCAGGTGGCCTGTTCTGAGTGGAACGACATCCGTGATGACGTGGGGCATTGTGTCGGGGTGTATGACAATCCCGCCGATCTCAGCGCCAAGTCCTGGACGGTGATGCGTTTTAGCGAAACCGAGCAGAACGGCAAGCTGGAATGGCTGATTCGTAAAGACGGCTGTATGCACTGTGAAGATCCGGGCTGCCTGAAGGCGTGCCCGTCTGCCGGGGCAATCATCCAGTACGCCAACGGGATTGTCGATTTCCAGTCCGAACACTGCATTGGCTGCGGCTACTGCATCGCCGGGTGTCCATTTAATATTCCGCGCCTCAATAAAGAGGATAACCGCGTCTATAAATGCACACTCTGCGTCGATCGCGTCAGCGTGGGTCAGGAACCGGCCTGTGTCAAAACCTGTCCGACCGGGGCGATTCATTTCGGTACCAAGCAACAGATGTTGGAAATGGGCGAGCAGCGCGTCGAAAAGCTGAAGGCGCGCGGTTACGAACATGCTGGCGTCTATAACCCGCAGGGCGTAGGCGGTACGCACGTGATGTATGTTCTGCATCACGCGAATCAGCCGGAGCTCTATCACGGTTTGCCGAACGAACCGAAAGTCGACACGTCTATCAATCTGTGGAAAGGGGCGCTGAAACCCCTGGCGGCGGCCGGATTTATCGCCACTTTTGCCGGGCTTATCTATCATTACATCGGTATTGGCCCGAACAAAGAAGTGGACGATGACGAGGAGGACCATCATGAGTAA